A stretch of Gemmatimonas aurantiaca T-27 DNA encodes these proteins:
- a CDS encoding type II toxin-antitoxin system VapC family toxin, translated as MILTTSSLVALWRNTAEASALHTAIMRSPMRLISAATVVEAAMVLMGERRGGSDLELDALLRELEVTVVPFTEDHAHRAREAARTYGRGRHAAGLTFGDCIAYALAGATGEPVLGAGDQFTRTDIERVAI; from the coding sequence ATGATCCTGACCACGTCTTCGTTGGTCGCACTCTGGCGGAATACGGCCGAGGCGTCCGCATTGCACACGGCGATCATGCGGTCACCCATGCGGCTCATTTCTGCGGCGACGGTGGTCGAAGCGGCCATGGTGCTCATGGGGGAGCGGCGCGGTGGCAGTGATCTGGAGCTCGATGCGTTGCTGCGGGAGCTCGAGGTCACGGTGGTGCCGTTCACGGAAGACCATGCGCACCGGGCGAGAGAAGCTGCCCGCACCTATGGCCGAGGACGCCATGCGGCTGGTCTCACATTTGGCGATTGCATTGCCTACGCGCTGGCGGGAGCGACGGGAGAGCCCGTGCTCGGTGCGGGCGATCAGTTCACACGCACCGATATCGAACGCGTCGCGATCTGA
- a CDS encoding lysophospholipid acyltransferase family protein — MTESTAPRVPTLSHRLEYALTRLVVGALRLLPWRAASWIGGQIARLAYWPLGIRRGVTTRQIAAAFPDRSPAEVADLAVRSFDSLGRTSIETAVLPGTSREEILARYERVEGWEYVEQAVAGGKGLVITTGHIGNWELGGAYVGARGLAFDAVVRGMGNPLFEAYVNRTRREIGMEVIHDRDAVRRTPRSLKENRAVVFVADHDALGLASTFVPFFGRPAKTPRGPAVFALRFDAPVVFIASVRQPSGRYALLIEPVEVTRTGDREADVDAIVLRFTQMLEARVREYPDQYFWQHRRWRRQPPDTPAHLREP; from the coding sequence ATGACTGAGTCCACTGCCCCGCGTGTCCCGACACTCTCCCACCGCCTCGAATACGCCCTCACACGTCTCGTCGTGGGCGCGCTTCGTTTGCTGCCCTGGCGCGCCGCGAGCTGGATCGGCGGACAGATCGCCCGCCTCGCCTATTGGCCACTGGGTATTCGGCGTGGCGTGACCACGAGACAAATTGCGGCGGCGTTCCCGGACCGGTCGCCCGCCGAGGTGGCGGATTTGGCCGTGCGCTCGTTCGACAGTCTTGGACGCACGTCGATCGAGACGGCGGTGCTGCCCGGCACCAGTCGTGAAGAGATCCTCGCGCGGTACGAGCGTGTGGAAGGGTGGGAATACGTCGAGCAGGCCGTCGCCGGTGGCAAGGGTCTCGTGATCACCACCGGTCACATCGGCAATTGGGAGCTCGGCGGCGCCTATGTCGGAGCCCGTGGACTGGCCTTCGATGCGGTCGTGCGTGGCATGGGCAATCCGCTCTTCGAAGCGTATGTGAATCGCACCCGCCGGGAGATCGGCATGGAGGTGATTCACGATCGTGATGCCGTACGACGCACGCCGCGGTCGTTGAAGGAGAATCGCGCGGTGGTGTTCGTGGCCGATCATGATGCGCTGGGTCTGGCCAGTACCTTTGTGCCGTTCTTCGGGCGCCCCGCCAAAACCCCACGCGGGCCGGCGGTGTTTGCCCTGCGCTTCGACGCGCCGGTGGTATTCATCGCGTCGGTGCGCCAACCAAGCGGACGCTACGCGCTACTGATCGAACCGGTGGAAGTCACACGCACCGGAGACCGCGAGGCCGATGTCGACGCCATCGTGCTGCGGTTCACGCAGATGCTCGAGGCGCGGGTGCGTGAGTACCCGGACCAGTATTTCTGGCAGCACCGGCGTTGGCGCCGACAGCCGCCCGATACACCGGCCCACTTGCGCGAACCCTGA
- a CDS encoding M56 family metallopeptidase, producing MMTLSQTAGLVAAWAGTSAIVGAVLLLLALAAQPLARKALPSRLVWATSLALTLLVTIGLPLRQADNAPASGSTTNLSLVERPDEATASLTWSERAMRATQSAARSAETTLQTAATWSAGRASRAPIAVQWALVLAWPVASLTLLVVFGFSYRRQSRVLRDATRVSLHGVPVHVCAVSGPVVFGVMAPRIAVPEWLLSREREEQALVVRHEQSHIEARDPLLLLAACGTAILLPWNLAVWYMLSRLRLAIELDCDARVLAHGVSARSYGKLLIDLSAEPSMLGNPAAMPMSATAFSYRASHLERRLRTMTARTTRFLVLRRLSVVGLGAVGALAACGTELPTAAELQAMDVAKAEQQIGRVVTLDEASAEYYIDGKRVDRDEATGLSADRIATIDVRKQDGKQQIFVVRSDSAARASGQTSQIRLRRPDSLGLIVADRPTAAPGNGFATGNRKPFDGIVILNGKRSTETALSKLDPSTIESVEIVKGQAAIAQYGADGANGVIRVLTKK from the coding sequence ATGATGACGCTCTCACAGACCGCCGGACTCGTGGCAGCATGGGCTGGCACCAGCGCGATCGTGGGCGCGGTGTTGTTGCTGCTCGCACTCGCGGCGCAACCACTGGCCCGCAAGGCACTGCCCTCGCGACTGGTGTGGGCCACCAGCCTGGCCCTGACGCTGCTGGTGACGATCGGACTGCCGCTGCGGCAAGCAGACAATGCACCGGCATCCGGATCAACGACGAACCTGTCGTTGGTTGAACGTCCGGACGAGGCCACCGCATCGCTCACTTGGAGCGAGCGGGCCATGCGCGCGACACAATCGGCCGCGCGTTCCGCCGAAACCACCTTGCAAACGGCCGCCACGTGGAGCGCCGGGCGCGCATCACGTGCGCCGATCGCTGTACAGTGGGCGCTGGTGTTGGCCTGGCCCGTCGCCTCGCTCACCCTGCTCGTGGTCTTCGGATTCAGCTATCGGCGTCAATCACGCGTGCTCCGTGACGCAACCCGCGTGAGCCTGCACGGTGTGCCGGTACATGTCTGTGCAGTCAGTGGCCCGGTGGTCTTTGGTGTGATGGCCCCACGCATCGCCGTGCCCGAGTGGTTGCTCTCCCGCGAGCGCGAAGAACAGGCGTTGGTCGTGCGGCACGAACAGTCGCACATCGAAGCCCGCGACCCGCTCCTGTTGCTGGCGGCATGTGGCACCGCGATCCTGCTGCCCTGGAATCTCGCGGTGTGGTACATGCTGTCCCGCTTGCGCCTCGCCATCGAGCTCGATTGTGACGCCCGCGTGCTGGCACACGGAGTGTCCGCGCGCAGCTACGGCAAACTGCTCATTGATCTCTCCGCCGAGCCTTCGATGCTCGGCAACCCGGCCGCGATGCCGATGTCGGCAACGGCTTTCTCGTATCGCGCTTCCCACCTCGAACGGAGACTCCGTACCATGACCGCACGCACGACCAGGTTCCTCGTCCTCCGCCGCCTGTCCGTTGTGGGACTCGGGGCCGTGGGCGCGCTCGCCGCCTGTGGCACCGAACTGCCAACCGCGGCGGAGTTGCAAGCCATGGATGTCGCGAAAGCCGAGCAGCAGATCGGTCGCGTCGTGACGCTCGATGAAGCCTCCGCCGAGTATTACATCGATGGCAAGCGTGTCGACCGGGATGAAGCCACGGGGCTCAGCGCCGACCGCATCGCCACCATCGATGTGCGCAAGCAGGACGGCAAGCAGCAGATTTTCGTGGTCCGTTCAGATTCTGCGGCCCGGGCTTCCGGTCAGACGTCCCAGATCCGCCTTCGTCGTCCAGACTCATTGGGCCTGATCGTCGCCGACCGTCCCACCGCCGCGCCTGGGAACGGTTTTGCGACGGGGAACCGGAAGCCGTTCGACGGCATCGTCATCCTGAACGGTAAGCGCAGCACCGAAACCGCCCTCAGCAAGCTCGATCCCAGCACCATCGAAAGCGTGGAGATCGTGAAGGGTCAGGCCGCGATCGCACAGTACGGTGCCGATGGCGCCAACGGCGTGATTCGCGTGCTCACGAAGAAGTAG
- a CDS encoding BlaI/MecI/CopY family transcriptional regulator, with protein sequence MTDYHFPPRELAVMAVLWRLGSATVADVRSGLDEDLAYTSVLSALQTLEDKGYVRHEPEGRAYRYFPTVAAERAGDSAISRIRDAIFQGSSERMFAQLVSDRKLSRAELERMHAMLAERLGDES encoded by the coding sequence ATGACTGACTACCACTTCCCCCCCAGAGAGCTCGCCGTCATGGCCGTGCTGTGGCGACTCGGTTCCGCCACGGTCGCCGATGTACGCTCCGGCCTCGACGAAGACCTGGCCTACACCTCGGTGCTCTCGGCCCTGCAGACGCTCGAGGACAAGGGCTACGTACGCCACGAACCTGAAGGGCGCGCCTATCGCTACTTCCCCACCGTCGCCGCCGAACGTGCCGGTGACAGCGCCATCAGCCGCATTCGCGACGCCATCTTTCAGGGGTCGTCCGAGCGGATGTTTGCGCAACTGGTCAGCGACCGCAAACTGAGTCGCGCGGAACTCGAGCGCATGCACGCGATGCTCGCCGAACGGCTGGGAGACGAATCATGA
- a CDS encoding sialidase family protein — MACHRAAWPDVTLATPASGTIERLVAPGILSRDREFIVALSLDGREAVLSRRTFSGPQFERHIQLVHASRTGRTWEIPKPFTWADTSALEIDPVVVPRTGDLLFNSTRAAVGRAANRSDFDIWLAPRTVGGWGAPHRLEAPINGPDDDYFATVSCRGTLYFARAAAGPPRKSVIMRARSLDAGGYAAPETLSVVNTTGRASNAAIAADESLIILVDQRSDGLGDSDLYVSRRAGESWTEPMPLRAVNTAAAEFAPAFSPDGEWLFFARMQRGAAGGPPIVAENVYAIRLRDALPPDIPLPSRSPAHCD, encoded by the coding sequence ATGGCCTGCCACCGCGCCGCCTGGCCGGATGTCACGCTGGCCACTCCGGCATCGGGTACGATCGAGCGGCTGGTCGCCCCGGGCATTCTTTCGCGGGATCGTGAGTTCATCGTGGCCCTCTCACTGGACGGCCGCGAAGCGGTGCTGTCGCGCCGCACATTTTCCGGCCCTCAATTCGAGCGCCACATCCAGCTCGTCCATGCGTCACGCACCGGTAGGACTTGGGAGATCCCCAAACCGTTCACCTGGGCAGACACGTCTGCACTCGAGATCGATCCGGTGGTGGTGCCCCGTACCGGGGACCTGTTGTTCAACTCCACGCGCGCGGCCGTCGGTCGGGCGGCCAACCGGTCTGATTTTGACATCTGGCTCGCCCCGCGTACGGTGGGCGGCTGGGGTGCGCCACATCGGCTGGAGGCACCGATCAACGGTCCGGACGACGACTACTTCGCCACCGTGAGCTGCCGCGGCACGCTCTACTTTGCGCGTGCGGCTGCCGGGCCGCCGCGCAAATCGGTCATCATGCGCGCCCGTTCGCTCGATGCCGGAGGCTACGCAGCGCCGGAAACGCTGTCAGTGGTCAACACCACAGGTCGGGCGAGCAATGCGGCTATCGCGGCGGACGAATCGCTGATCATTCTCGTGGACCAGCGCTCCGACGGCTTGGGTGATTCCGACCTGTACGTGAGCCGCCGGGCAGGGGAGTCGTGGACGGAACCGATGCCATTGCGAGCGGTGAACACGGCGGCCGCAGAGTTCGCGCCCGCATTTTCGCCGGACGGCGAATGGCTTTTCTTTGCGCGCATGCAGCGGGGAGCCGCCGGTGGACCGCCCATTGTGGCGGAAAACGTGTATGCGATCCGCCTCCGTGATGCGCTCCCACCGGACATCCCGCTCCCTTCGCGCAGCCCGGCGCATTGCGACTGA
- a CDS encoding hydroxypyruvate isomerase family protein, whose amino-acid sequence MEQSPPASRSRRDALSALGLSAVATAIGTTPLSAAGIAAGTNHSAPSLPAGRLHQSVARWCFSKTPIAELCGTAKSLGLVGVDLLGPDEWSVPAQHGLLCTMGNSFGAIPVGFNRVDHHDKLVADGENYIPRAAAAGVKKIVVFSGNRAGLSDAEGIANCITGLRRLMPTAERHGVVLCMEMLNSKVDHKDYHADHTAWAVEVAKGLNSPSFRLLYDIYHMQVMEGDVMATIKANLPWIAHFHTAGVPGRNEIDNAQELNYRGIASYIAGSGYQGVFAHEFIPRRDGMTSLREAVELCTV is encoded by the coding sequence ATGGAACAGTCTCCTCCGGCATCCCGCTCGCGTCGCGATGCGCTCTCCGCACTGGGCCTTTCGGCAGTGGCCACCGCCATCGGCACGACACCGCTATCGGCCGCCGGCATCGCAGCAGGCACCAACCATTCCGCGCCATCACTCCCCGCCGGGCGACTGCATCAATCAGTCGCCCGGTGGTGTTTCTCCAAGACCCCCATCGCGGAATTGTGCGGGACCGCGAAGTCGCTCGGGTTGGTCGGTGTGGACTTGCTTGGGCCGGACGAATGGAGCGTGCCTGCGCAGCACGGCCTCCTCTGCACCATGGGCAACAGCTTCGGCGCCATCCCCGTGGGGTTCAATCGCGTCGACCACCACGACAAGCTGGTGGCCGATGGCGAGAACTACATCCCACGCGCCGCAGCAGCCGGTGTGAAGAAGATCGTGGTATTCAGTGGCAATCGCGCCGGGCTGAGCGACGCGGAGGGTATTGCCAACTGTATCACCGGATTGCGCCGCCTCATGCCCACTGCGGAACGCCATGGCGTGGTGCTGTGCATGGAAATGCTCAACAGCAAAGTGGATCACAAGGACTATCACGCGGACCACACGGCATGGGCCGTGGAGGTCGCCAAGGGCCTGAACAGTCCATCGTTCCGGTTGTTGTATGACATCTACCACATGCAGGTGATGGAGGGCGACGTGATGGCCACCATCAAGGCCAACCTGCCGTGGATCGCCCACTTTCACACCGCCGGCGTGCCCGGGCGCAACGAGATCGACAACGCCCAGGAGCTCAACTATCGCGGCATCGCCAGCTACATCGCCGGCAGTGGCTATCAAGGCGTGTTCGCCCACGAGTTCATCCCGCGCCGCGACGGCATGACGTCCCTGCGCGAAGCTGTCGAGCTCTGCACCGTCTGA
- a CDS encoding LytR/AlgR family response regulator transcription factor, translated as MRALTAIARWPHLMQLGVLAIVLITTQTLILHGATGRHTPTPMAFAWSLATVAAWGLALMPALFALRRWSDRVRHRRIMGALIAVVGTMLVIAVAGALRAAIDPWIPTLAPPEWIAERSFMVRARDYWLRWLGPGTLFCMLLLVLRLRAEAAPQAHTASSPSDARPADTSADTSATFPSHITVRVGESQLVVPTASIAWCEADGNYVRLHLMDQPADQRPIIARIPLGQLAAMLDPHRFVRVHRSIVVAVDQVVELRSPRDRGATVVLRSGAIAPVSRDGRRLLRLNLGPSN; from the coding sequence ATGCGTGCCCTGACCGCCATCGCGCGATGGCCGCACCTCATGCAACTGGGGGTGCTGGCCATCGTGCTGATCACGACCCAGACGCTGATCCTGCACGGCGCCACGGGGAGGCACACCCCAACGCCCATGGCCTTCGCGTGGTCGTTGGCCACCGTCGCCGCGTGGGGCCTCGCGCTGATGCCGGCCCTCTTCGCCTTGCGTCGCTGGTCTGACCGTGTTCGCCATCGACGCATCATGGGTGCGTTGATCGCAGTCGTCGGCACGATGCTCGTCATCGCTGTGGCTGGCGCACTACGCGCCGCGATCGATCCTTGGATCCCGACCCTCGCGCCGCCGGAATGGATCGCCGAGCGGTCTTTCATGGTGCGGGCCCGCGACTATTGGTTGCGCTGGCTGGGTCCGGGGACGCTCTTCTGCATGCTGCTCCTGGTGCTGCGCCTGCGCGCCGAGGCGGCCCCGCAGGCGCACACCGCCTCGTCACCATCCGACGCTCGCCCAGCCGACACTTCTGCCGACACCTCTGCCACGTTCCCTTCGCACATCACTGTCCGGGTGGGGGAGAGTCAGCTGGTGGTGCCAACAGCCTCCATCGCGTGGTGTGAAGCCGATGGGAATTACGTGCGATTGCATCTGATGGACCAGCCAGCCGATCAGCGGCCGATCATCGCACGCATTCCGTTGGGTCAATTGGCCGCCATGCTCGATCCGCATCGGTTTGTGCGTGTGCACCGATCCATCGTGGTTGCGGTCGATCAGGTCGTGGAGCTGCGATCGCCACGAGATCGCGGGGCCACCGTCGTACTGCGCTCGGGCGCCATCGCGCCGGTCAGTCGTGATGGCCGTCGCCTGTTGCGCCTGAACCTCGGCCCCTCCAACTGA
- the mtgA gene encoding monofunctional biosynthetic peptidoglycan transglycosylase: MGRAKGWFRARRWWQQIALVMLCIVLAPIPCILLLGVVNPPITMVMLGRVTDRLLSGERPVWPAHDPVSRAEFSPYLRRAVLASEDDRFYLHRGIDFVELEKALERRRQGGRLRGASTLTQQVVKNVFLWNGRSFIRKGFEAYLALCMDFLLSKERILDLYLNLAEWGPNAFGAEAGARYQFGKSARNLTREEAARMAAILPAPRRWPAKGRVASQRVGTILARMQYPAPKVAPEVTSRSPAPRRRPAPPR; the protein is encoded by the coding sequence ATGGGCCGCGCGAAAGGGTGGTTCCGCGCCCGCCGCTGGTGGCAGCAGATCGCACTGGTGATGCTTTGCATCGTCCTTGCACCAATCCCCTGCATCCTGCTGCTGGGTGTGGTCAACCCGCCCATCACCATGGTGATGCTGGGACGCGTGACCGATCGATTGCTGAGCGGTGAACGCCCCGTGTGGCCGGCCCACGATCCGGTCTCGCGCGCGGAATTCTCGCCCTATCTGCGCCGCGCCGTGCTGGCGTCGGAAGACGATCGGTTCTATCTGCATCGCGGCATCGACTTCGTGGAGCTCGAGAAGGCGCTCGAACGCCGCCGTCAGGGAGGTCGCCTGCGTGGGGCGTCGACACTCACGCAGCAAGTGGTGAAGAACGTGTTCCTCTGGAACGGACGGTCATTCATCCGCAAAGGCTTCGAAGCCTATCTTGCGCTGTGCATGGATTTCCTGCTCAGCAAAGAACGCATTCTCGATCTCTATCTCAACCTGGCCGAGTGGGGCCCGAACGCGTTTGGCGCCGAAGCGGGTGCGCGCTATCAGTTCGGCAAGAGCGCGCGCAATCTGACGCGTGAAGAGGCGGCGCGTATGGCCGCCATCCTGCCGGCACCACGTCGTTGGCCAGCCAAGGGGCGTGTCGCCAGCCAGCGTGTCGGCACCATTCTCGCCCGCATGCAGTACCCGGCACCCAAGGTGGCCCCGGAGGTTACGTCCCGATCACCAGCCCCCCGTCGACGCCCAGCACCGCCCCGTTGA
- a CDS encoding type II toxin-antitoxin system VapB family antitoxin has protein sequence MAINIKSPEAEKLVRELAELTGESITDAIQHAVRERLTRERLRKLGAVERSWSRVQRIQERIAGGAAASDVTTESVIGYDDQGVAR, from the coding sequence ATGGCCATCAATATCAAGAGTCCGGAAGCGGAAAAGCTTGTGCGCGAACTCGCCGAGCTGACGGGAGAGAGCATCACTGACGCGATACAACACGCTGTCCGTGAAAGACTTACGCGTGAACGTCTGAGAAAGCTTGGAGCCGTCGAGCGGTCCTGGTCTCGGGTGCAACGCATTCAGGAGCGCATCGCGGGAGGCGCGGCCGCCAGCGACGTCACCACCGAATCCGTGATCGGATACGACGATCAGGGGGTGGCCCGATGA
- a CDS encoding DUF4403 family protein — protein MSKRTARMLGMTLWLLALPALYGCGSDALTPDQPKSRPGTRIIPTLPTLDASVVDAPVRYALEPLITELEKAVPRTFGDRDKRIPAGSDRKLIAFEATRTPFTVGVENGKVVLEAVVSYQARAWYRPFIGPTLSAGCGEPKDTNKDGKAGTNEGRPRVKVVLHSDVSLTPEWKLAARTRVVSVKPLTTTERDICRVTFAGIDVTDHVVKAVMPQINSRMPRVDRKMATIDVRTRVTKWFTAMQRNIRVTDSLWLQLKPELIRLGKLSIEDSMLVADVRLWAHPRMITGPEPQQMIVPLPRLTPALSQIGDSARLFIEGLLDYADASALMQKQLGSKRFYRFGRVVAIDSVRLYPLDDGRVVLAVQVGGGVRGTAYLVGTPTIDHTRRALVVADLDFDVATSDALVAGLAWLKKGDLLERLRASAEFPLDDALELTRNRVEGALNRDLTEGVRLSGTVTTGRLIDVLVHPRWLVIRAEAAGKLALDIDRPIRRGVGAGPSRR, from the coding sequence GTGAGCAAGCGCACTGCGCGAATGCTGGGCATGACGTTGTGGCTCCTCGCACTCCCGGCGCTCTACGGCTGCGGGTCGGACGCGCTCACCCCTGACCAGCCCAAGTCCCGCCCAGGCACCCGCATCATTCCCACGCTGCCCACGCTCGATGCTTCGGTCGTGGACGCGCCAGTACGCTACGCGCTCGAGCCATTGATCACCGAACTGGAAAAGGCGGTACCGCGCACCTTTGGTGATCGTGACAAGCGCATTCCGGCCGGCAGTGATCGCAAGCTGATCGCCTTCGAAGCCACGCGTACCCCGTTCACGGTGGGGGTGGAGAATGGCAAGGTGGTACTCGAGGCGGTCGTGTCGTATCAGGCCCGTGCCTGGTACCGCCCCTTCATCGGGCCCACCCTGAGCGCGGGGTGTGGAGAGCCCAAAGACACCAACAAGGACGGAAAGGCCGGCACCAATGAAGGGCGCCCGCGGGTGAAGGTGGTGCTGCACAGCGACGTGTCGCTCACACCGGAATGGAAGCTGGCCGCGCGCACACGGGTGGTGTCCGTCAAACCGCTCACCACGACCGAACGGGACATCTGCCGCGTGACCTTTGCAGGCATCGATGTCACCGATCACGTGGTCAAGGCGGTGATGCCGCAAATCAATTCGCGCATGCCGCGTGTCGACCGCAAAATGGCCACCATCGATGTGCGCACCCGGGTGACCAAGTGGTTCACCGCCATGCAGCGCAACATTCGGGTTACCGATAGCCTGTGGCTGCAACTCAAGCCGGAACTGATTCGCTTGGGCAAGCTCTCCATCGAGGACAGCATGCTCGTGGCCGATGTGCGTCTGTGGGCACACCCTCGCATGATCACTGGCCCGGAACCGCAGCAGATGATCGTGCCACTGCCGCGGCTCACACCGGCCCTCAGTCAGATCGGGGACAGTGCCCGCCTCTTTATCGAGGGGTTGCTCGACTACGCAGACGCCTCGGCCCTGATGCAGAAGCAGCTTGGCTCCAAGCGTTTCTATCGTTTCGGTCGTGTGGTGGCGATCGATTCCGTGCGCCTGTATCCGCTCGACGATGGACGGGTGGTGCTGGCCGTCCAGGTGGGCGGCGGCGTACGGGGCACGGCCTACCTCGTGGGCACTCCGACCATCGATCACACCCGTCGCGCGCTCGTGGTGGCCGATCTCGATTTCGACGTGGCCACGAGTGATGCCCTGGTGGCCGGCCTGGCCTGGCTCAAGAAGGGTGATCTGCTGGAACGCCTGCGCGCGAGCGCCGAGTTCCCGCTCGACGATGCGCTGGAGCTCACACGGAACCGAGTGGAAGGCGCATTGAACCGTGACCTCACTGAAGGGGTACGTCTATCGGGCACGGTAACCACGGGTCGTCTCATCGATGTGCTCGTGCATCCGCGATGGCTGGTCATCCGTGCTGAAGCGGCTGGAAAACTCGCGCTCGACATCGACCGCCCGATCCGTCGCGGGGTTGGTGCTGGGCCGTCACGACGCTAG
- the fabG gene encoding 3-oxoacyl-ACP reductase FabG, translated as MQIDLTQRSAVVTGGANGIGLATARRLATSGARVAIWDRVAAVGTAAVQSLVDAGLDVIFVEVDVTDTAGVQHAVAETMTRFGRLDILINNAGIVRDAQLVKVRDGVVTGGMSEADFDAVMSVNLKGVYTCTQAVVPHMLTRRWGRIVNATSVVAANGNFGQTNYVAAKAGVIGMTKVWARELGRRGITVNAIAPGFIATAMTEAIPPTVLQTMKDATPLSRLGTPDDVANAYCFLVSEQAGFINGAVLGVDGGLVIGT; from the coding sequence ATGCAAATCGACCTGACTCAGCGAAGCGCCGTCGTGACCGGCGGCGCAAATGGGATCGGCCTGGCGACGGCCCGTCGTTTGGCAACCAGTGGAGCACGGGTGGCGATCTGGGATCGCGTCGCCGCAGTGGGGACAGCAGCCGTACAGTCGCTCGTGGACGCGGGGCTGGACGTGATCTTCGTCGAAGTGGACGTCACTGACACTGCCGGTGTACAACACGCCGTGGCCGAGACAATGACCCGATTCGGTCGGCTGGATATCCTCATCAACAATGCAGGAATTGTCCGCGATGCGCAGCTAGTGAAAGTACGCGACGGCGTGGTCACGGGAGGCATGAGCGAGGCCGATTTCGACGCCGTGATGTCCGTGAACCTGAAGGGAGTGTACACGTGCACCCAGGCGGTGGTGCCCCACATGCTGACCCGGCGCTGGGGGCGCATCGTGAATGCCACGTCGGTCGTGGCGGCCAACGGGAACTTCGGGCAGACCAACTATGTGGCGGCGAAGGCCGGTGTCATCGGCATGACCAAGGTCTGGGCCCGGGAACTGGGGCGACGCGGTATCACCGTGAACGCCATTGCACCGGGGTTCATCGCTACGGCCATGACCGAGGCCATCCCTCCCACTGTGCTGCAGACCATGAAAGACGCCACGCCGCTCTCGCGCCTGGGCACTCCGGACGATGTGGCCAATGCCTACTGCTTTCTCGTCTCCGAGCAGGCCGGCTTCATCAACGGGGCGGTGCTGGGCGTCGACGGGGGGCTGGTGATCGGGACGTAA
- a CDS encoding cation diffusion facilitator family transporter: MSTPTPAHGVPGAPGRGHASVQRLAQLGLVVNALLAVVKLVAGLLGNAYALVADAIESSIDMVGSLVVWGGLRIASRDPDERYPFGYGRAEAIAGAVVGALMLGAAAGISIEAIAEIRTPHDAPAPWTLGVLVLVIVIKELLAKRVLKASEATGSVAVAADAWHHRADAITSAAAFIGISVALIGGPGWEPADDWAALVAAGVITVNALLLFRTAAHDLMDGAPARTVQEDVAQAALSTDGVLAIEKLKIRKSGMAYYVDIHVQADPTMSLHDAHILSGCVKTAIRARIPSAAGVLIHMEPYEPVHAPAGTRELGTRPAPREGT, encoded by the coding sequence ATGAGCACGCCTACGCCCGCCCATGGCGTTCCGGGAGCACCGGGACGCGGCCACGCATCCGTCCAACGGCTGGCGCAACTCGGGCTGGTGGTGAATGCCCTGCTGGCCGTGGTGAAGCTGGTGGCCGGATTGCTGGGCAATGCCTACGCGCTGGTGGCGGACGCGATCGAAAGTTCGATCGATATGGTGGGGTCGCTGGTCGTGTGGGGTGGTCTGCGGATCGCGAGTCGTGATCCCGACGAGCGCTACCCGTTTGGTTATGGCCGCGCCGAGGCCATTGCGGGCGCGGTGGTGGGCGCATTGATGCTGGGGGCGGCGGCCGGCATCTCCATCGAAGCCATCGCCGAGATTCGCACGCCACATGACGCACCCGCGCCGTGGACGCTAGGCGTGCTGGTGCTGGTGATCGTGATCAAGGAACTGCTCGCCAAGCGCGTCTTGAAGGCGAGTGAAGCCACGGGCAGTGTGGCCGTGGCCGCGGATGCCTGGCATCACCGGGCGGATGCGATCACGTCGGCGGCCGCCTTCATCGGCATCTCCGTGGCCTTGATCGGTGGACCGGGGTGGGAGCCCGCCGACGATTGGGCCGCGCTGGTGGCGGCCGGGGTGATCACCGTGAACGCTCTCCTGCTGTTTCGCACCGCCGCCCATGACCTGATGGATGGTGCGCCCGCGCGTACGGTGCAGGAAGACGTGGCGCAGGCAGCACTGTCCACGGACGGTGTGCTGGCCATCGAAAAACTCAAGATCCGGAAATCCGGTATGGCCTACTATGTGGACATTCACGTACAGGCCGACCCGACGATGTCGCTGCACGACGCGCATATCCTGTCCGGGTGCGTGAAGACCGCCATCCGCGCGCGCATTCCCTCGGCGGCCGGTGTGCTGATTCATATGGAGCCCTACGAACCTGTGCACGCTCCGGCGGGTACCAGAGAGCTTGGCACACGACCCGCTCCGAGGGAGGGCACATGA